From the Micromonospora lupini genome, one window contains:
- a CDS encoding HAD family hydrolase: MPLLLLDLDNTLLDRAGPFRRWGERFLDSIGAPPTDIDWLLSIDADGLTDRWDLADAIRDRYELRIPSIDLVEELHDGVVAQTRLDPLTACALRIADDAGWVPVVVCNGTVRVEDAKIRRTGLDRYVADWVISEEAGVSKPNPRIFALAAQRVRMPLRGAWVVGDSPEADIGGAAAVGLPSVWLHRGRTWSDVRFAPSRTVDGLIAAVATVLAS, encoded by the coding sequence GTGCCACTGCTCCTGCTGGACCTGGACAACACCCTGCTGGATCGGGCCGGGCCGTTCCGCCGCTGGGGTGAGCGCTTCCTGGACAGCATCGGCGCGCCCCCCACCGACATCGACTGGCTGCTTTCGATCGACGCGGACGGGTTGACCGACCGCTGGGACCTGGCCGACGCGATCCGGGACCGCTACGAGCTGCGCATCCCCTCGATCGACCTGGTGGAGGAGTTGCACGACGGGGTGGTGGCACAGACCCGTCTCGATCCGCTGACCGCCTGCGCGCTGCGGATCGCCGACGACGCGGGCTGGGTGCCGGTGGTGGTCTGCAACGGCACCGTACGCGTGGAGGACGCCAAGATCCGCCGTACCGGCCTGGACCGGTACGTCGCGGACTGGGTGATCTCCGAGGAGGCCGGGGTCAGCAAGCCCAACCCGCGGATCTTCGCGCTCGCCGCGCAGCGGGTCCGGATGCCGCTGCGGGGCGCCTGGGTGGTGGGCGACAGCCCGGAGGCGGACATCGGTGGCGCCGCCGCGGTCGGGCTGCCGAGCGTCTGGCTGCACCGGGGGCGGACCTGGTCGGACGTCCGGTTCGCGCCGAGCCGCACGGTGGACGGGTTGATCGCCGCGGTCGCCACGGTGCTGGCGAGCTGA